In Musa acuminata AAA Group cultivar baxijiao chromosome BXJ2-3, Cavendish_Baxijiao_AAA, whole genome shotgun sequence, the following proteins share a genomic window:
- the LOC103978473 gene encoding probable purine permease 4, translating to MILFLGSLSSSLLSRFYFVHGGSNRWVETLVQSAGFPLLLLPIYLTPSPSSRPFSGFSRRLVYVSLLLGLLLGVNNLLFSCGVSYLSVSTSSLLLSSQLGFTLLLSALLVRHPLTFSSLNCVVLLTLSSVLLALNSSGDRPPGVDRGHFFLGFAATLGAAGLFAVYLPVTQLVYRGVSGYRMVVEVQLLMEAAATALAATGMAASGGWRKEGAWDLGGARYWTVVAATVVGWQFCFMGTAGMVFLTSSVNSVICMTALLSVNVLGGVLVFGDEFGGGKAVALVLCLWAFSSYLYGEYKKKKDEAVMAMEEGKETERRESSEVTGGDNSA from the coding sequence ATGATCCTCTTCCTGGGCTCTCTGTCCTCATCCCTGCTCTCCCGCTTCTACTTCGTCCATGGCGGCTCCAACCGTTGGGTGGAGACCCTGGTTCAGTCTGCCGGCttcccgctcctcctcctccccataTACCTCACTCCGTCTCCCTCCTCTCGTCCCTTCTCTGGCTTCAGTCGTCGTCTTGTTTATGTGTCCCTCCTGCTCGGCCTCCTGCTGGGCGTCAACAATCTGCTCTTCTCCTGCGGCGTGTCCTACCTCTCCGTCTCCACTTCCTCGCTCCTCCTATCGTCGCAGCTCGGTTTCACGCTCCTCCTCTCGGCGCTCCTCGTCCGCCACCCGTTGACCTTCTCCAGTCTCAACTGCGTCGTGCTTTTGACCCTCAGCTCCGTTCTTCTCGCTCTCAACTCGTCCGGTGACCGCCCCCCCGGCGTCGACCGGGGCCACTTCTTCCTCGGCTTCGCCGCCACCCTCGGCGCCGCGGGCCTCTTCGCGGTGTACCTCCCGGTCACGCAGCTGGTCTACCGCGGGGTGAGCGGGTACCGGATGGTGGTGGAGGTGCAGCTGCTGATGGAGGCGGCCGCGACGGCGCTAGCTGCGACGGGGATGGCGGCGAGCGGCGGGTGGCGAAAAGAGGGCGCGTGGGACCTCGGCGGCGCCCGGTACTGGACGGTGGTGGCGGCCACGGTGGTGGGCTGGCAGTTCTGCTTCATGGGCACCGCGGGGATGGTGTTCCTGACGTCCTCCGTGAACAGCGTCATCTGCATGACGGCGCTACTCTCCGTCAACGTGCTGGGCGGCGTCCTGGTGTTCGGCGACGAGTTCGGCGGCGGCAAGGCGGTGGCCCTGGTGCTCTGCCTCTGGGCCTTCAGTTCCTACCTGTACGGAGAGTACA
- the LOC103978465 gene encoding large ribosomal subunit protein eL43 has translation MTKRTKKAGIVGKYGTRYGASLRKQIKKMEVSQHAKYFCEFCGKYAVKRKAVGIWGCKDCGKVKAGGAYTLNTASAVTVRSTIRRLREQTES, from the exons ATG ACGAAGCGCACCAAGAAGGCCGGAATTGTTGGCAAATACG GTACCAGGTATGGTGCAAGTTTGAGGAAGCAAATCAAGAAAATGGAGGTTTCTCAGCATGCAAAGTACTTCTGTGAGTTCTGCGGAAAG TATGCTGTGAAGAGAAAAGCAGTTGGGATTTGGGGCTGTAAGGATTGCGGCAAGGTCAAGGCAGGCGGTGCTTATACATTGAA CACTGCTAGTGCTGTAACTGTGAGGAGCACTATTCGTCGATTGAGAGAACAAACTGAGAGCTGA